In Carya illinoinensis cultivar Pawnee chromosome 10, C.illinoinensisPawnee_v1, whole genome shotgun sequence, one DNA window encodes the following:
- the LOC122278474 gene encoding uncharacterized protein LOC122278474, whose amino-acid sequence MFRNLLEKGNLLDLGWKRNKFTCCNHHEDESFTKERLDTAIANTRWRLNYSEASVETLPAICSDHSPILLSCSFERCSAYRYHTSFKYEANWNKEEGCSEIVSEAWQGAKRHWLIGGDKNTNFYHACVNHKRKKNTITRILDMEGTVMSEKEDIAAGFKSHYTAIYKSTQPNSVCIEQSLQGLEPRLIVEMK is encoded by the coding sequence ATGTTCAGAAACCTTCTGGAGAAGGGAAACCTGCTTGATCTAGGGTGGAaaagaaacaagttcacatgTTGTAACCATCATGAAGATGAGTCTTTCACTAAGGAAAGACTTGATACAGCTATAGCCAACACAAGATGGAGATTAAACTACTCGGAGGCTTCAGTGGAAACACTTCCAGCTATCTGTTCTGATCACAGCCCAATACTACTATCCTGTAGTTTTGAGAGGTGCTCAGCATACAGATACCACACTTCTTTTAAATATGAGGCCAATTGGAACAAGGAAGAAGGATGTAGCGAGATAGTTTCTGAAGCATGGCAAGGGGCAAAGAGACATTGGCTGATAGGTGGAGACAAAAACACAAACTTTTATCATGCCTGTGTtaatcacaaaaggaaaaagaataccATCACTAGAATACTAGATATGGAAGGAACAGTAATGAGTGAAAAGGAAGACATAGCAGCAGGTTTCAAGAGTCACTACACAGCAATCTACAAGTCGACACAACCTAATTCAGTATGTATTGAGCAGAGCCTTCAGGGTTTGGAACCAAGGCTTATAGTTGAAATGAAGTAG